A stretch of Natronospira bacteriovora DNA encodes these proteins:
- a CDS encoding NADPH-dependent FMN reductase has product MHYLVFLGSTRTEGAPRPTRLGWRVAQACLRLLEEGGVRTTLVDPLTVPREENFRPHFSYPKGRVPEALDALAGQIRSADGYVMISPEYNHSMSPALADLLNHFGSSLFSYRPSAIVSYSAGQWGGTRAAVAMRAFLSELGCLPVSAMIHVPRAGEALTEDGDFAAGEDGEAWSGYFGRTFSQLAWWAEACQAQWDRRDPASDAPAFQRNPSQRNAP; this is encoded by the coding sequence ATGCATTATCTGGTGTTTCTTGGTTCCACCCGCACGGAAGGCGCGCCGCGACCGACTCGCCTGGGGTGGCGGGTGGCCCAGGCTTGCCTGCGCTTGCTTGAGGAAGGCGGTGTCAGGACAACGCTTGTGGACCCCCTGACGGTGCCGAGAGAGGAAAACTTCCGACCCCATTTCAGTTATCCCAAGGGGCGGGTGCCGGAGGCGCTGGATGCCCTGGCCGGGCAGATTCGTTCGGCGGACGGCTATGTAATGATCAGCCCGGAATACAATCATTCCATGAGCCCGGCGTTGGCCGATCTGCTCAATCATTTCGGCAGTTCGCTGTTCTCCTACCGGCCTAGCGCGATCGTCAGTTACTCGGCGGGCCAATGGGGCGGAACCCGGGCCGCCGTGGCCATGCGCGCCTTTCTCTCGGAGCTGGGCTGTCTGCCCGTTTCCGCCATGATTCATGTGCCCCGGGCGGGTGAAGCCCTGACCGAAGACGGAGACTTTGCGGCAGGAGAGGATGGCGAGGCCTGGTCCGGCTACTTTGGCCGGACGTTCTCGCAGCTCGCGTGGTGGGCCGAGGCCTGCCAGGCCCAGTGGGATCGCCGGGACCCGGCCTCGGATGCACCGGCTTTCCAGCGTAATCCATCCCAGCGCAATGCCCCTTAG
- a CDS encoding universal stress protein, translated as MLKRILVPVNFTSASARALAVTRSFRPENAVIRLLTILDPSDIAEATANPAINPLHAREERSKAEQAAMEKLKAWQREGEEVAIEVGSAAEKISQHADQWDASLIAMGTRSRSGLQQFLHGSATEWLVRHAKQPVLAVHDVDLAPEQAEFLPPMD; from the coding sequence ATGCTCAAGCGCATTCTCGTTCCCGTGAACTTCACCAGTGCCTCGGCCCGGGCACTGGCGGTGACCCGCTCCTTCCGCCCCGAGAATGCCGTGATTCGACTGCTGACGATTCTGGACCCCAGCGATATCGCCGAGGCCACGGCCAACCCCGCCATCAACCCCCTGCACGCCCGCGAGGAGCGCAGCAAGGCCGAACAGGCGGCCATGGAAAAGCTCAAGGCCTGGCAGCGCGAAGGCGAGGAAGTGGCCATTGAAGTGGGCAGCGCGGCCGAGAAGATCAGCCAGCATGCCGACCAGTGGGATGCCAGCCTGATCGCCATGGGCACCCGCAGCCGCAGCGGCCTGCAGCAGTTCCTCCATGGCTCCGCCACCGAGTGGCTGGTCCGCCACGCCAAGCAACCTGTCCTGGCGGTTCATGATGTGGACCTTGCTCCTGAACAGGCCGAGTTCCTGCCCCCGATGGATTAA
- a CDS encoding helix-turn-helix transcriptional regulator: MTSTRDIDVFSRLVESVYTAASDPSHWQRFLIDLADTLNAKSGIIRVIDERNTAIRANIHHNLDPALQKAHREHYVKKDIFIDVLKTVPAGFIATSEQLFTRRELQHNEFFADYMRPQENYHVCGGLAVRNEDCVFKFAVQRHLASGPFGREDEAYMRRLVPHIQRAVNLGHLLSQTRQQADAAEHTLNALSVGILLLDSQHRIIHSNDKAGELLAQQCGLTTRAGHVAVAHAGDRKGFQNLLDTVQARISSAQPPAPEALLLKSQPGQPRILLVACPARKGALGFDGPWPDVETALLVSNLDDAGLVNRDILMSLYGLTSAEARLACALSQGHELADLSKHWHLSRETLRSHLKKVLAKTRTKRQSELIRLLTGKPWNMTASQPCSGSRSP; this comes from the coding sequence ATGACATCAACACGAGATATCGATGTCTTCTCCCGCCTAGTCGAGTCCGTCTACACGGCGGCGTCCGATCCCTCTCACTGGCAACGCTTTCTGATCGACCTTGCCGACACGCTCAATGCCAAGTCCGGCATCATCCGTGTCATCGACGAACGCAATACCGCCATCCGTGCCAACATCCATCACAATCTGGATCCGGCCCTTCAAAAGGCGCACCGCGAGCACTACGTCAAGAAAGACATCTTCATCGATGTGTTAAAGACCGTCCCCGCCGGCTTCATTGCCACTTCGGAACAGCTTTTCACCCGCCGGGAGCTCCAGCACAACGAATTTTTTGCCGATTACATGAGACCCCAGGAGAATTATCACGTCTGCGGCGGGCTGGCGGTCCGCAACGAGGACTGCGTATTCAAGTTCGCGGTGCAACGCCACCTTGCAAGCGGACCGTTCGGAAGGGAAGACGAAGCCTACATGCGCCGACTGGTGCCCCACATCCAGCGGGCCGTGAACCTGGGCCATTTACTGAGCCAGACCCGCCAGCAGGCCGATGCCGCCGAGCACACACTGAACGCCCTGTCCGTGGGCATTCTGCTGCTGGACAGCCAACACCGCATCATTCACAGCAACGACAAGGCCGGGGAGCTGCTCGCCCAACAATGTGGCTTGACCACGAGAGCCGGCCACGTCGCCGTTGCCCACGCCGGGGACCGGAAGGGCTTCCAGAACCTCCTGGATACCGTTCAGGCACGCATCAGCAGTGCGCAACCACCGGCACCGGAAGCGCTTCTTCTGAAATCGCAGCCCGGCCAGCCCCGGATTCTCCTGGTCGCCTGCCCGGCACGAAAAGGCGCCCTCGGATTCGACGGCCCCTGGCCGGATGTGGAAACGGCACTGCTGGTCAGCAACCTGGACGATGCCGGCCTGGTCAACCGGGACATTCTCATGAGCCTCTACGGCCTGACATCGGCGGAGGCACGGCTCGCCTGCGCCCTCTCGCAAGGCCACGAACTCGCCGATCTCAGCAAGCACTGGCATCTCTCACGCGAAACCCTGCGCAGCCACCTCAAAAAGGTGCTGGCCAAGACCCGCACCAAGCGCCAGTCTGAACTCATCCGCCTGCTCACAGGCAAACCGTGGAATATGACCGCCAGCCAACCCTGTTCTGGAAGCAGATCCCCCTAG
- a CDS encoding alpha/beta fold hydrolase, producing the protein MTDGPFTDTLPTEDFTLSLPDGRQLAWAEYGTADGSAVIYFHGAPGSRRECLPTTTLAAVLGLRIIVPDRPGYGGSSPRPGRSVADFADDVAALLDHLELKQAGAAGFSGGGPHALACALRLPDRIDRLGLVSSLAPFSDATTQGMPESLQGFWQLAATDADAFRATLNDGLKATGGPYELLLAGAPPEDQAIFSNGMTEAYADSLTEGIRPGLEGMVSDGQALTADWGFTLKAPHCPTHLWHGTQDLNAPIGMGRWLAGHLGGATLTEWPGMGHFALLQQWDQILDAFAEPTTP; encoded by the coding sequence ATGACCGACGGGCCCTTCACCGACACGCTCCCCACTGAAGATTTCACCCTGAGCCTCCCCGACGGCCGGCAGCTCGCCTGGGCCGAATACGGTACTGCCGATGGATCCGCCGTGATCTATTTTCACGGTGCCCCCGGCTCCCGGCGTGAGTGTCTGCCGACGACGACGCTGGCCGCCGTTCTCGGGCTGAGGATCATCGTGCCGGATCGCCCGGGTTACGGGGGCAGCTCACCCCGTCCCGGGCGCAGCGTCGCGGACTTTGCGGATGATGTGGCGGCTCTGCTCGACCACCTGGAACTGAAACAGGCCGGTGCCGCGGGGTTCTCCGGTGGCGGCCCCCATGCACTGGCCTGCGCGCTTCGTCTGCCGGATCGCATTGACCGTCTGGGTCTGGTCAGCAGCCTGGCCCCATTCTCCGATGCCACCACACAGGGCATGCCTGAATCACTGCAAGGCTTCTGGCAGCTGGCTGCCACGGACGCCGATGCCTTCCGGGCCACCCTCAACGATGGCCTGAAAGCGACCGGTGGCCCCTATGAACTGTTGCTCGCGGGCGCGCCGCCCGAAGATCAGGCCATCTTCAGCAATGGCATGACTGAGGCCTACGCAGACAGCCTCACGGAAGGCATTCGCCCGGGCCTGGAGGGCATGGTGTCGGACGGCCAGGCACTCACCGCCGACTGGGGGTTCACACTGAAAGCACCACACTGCCCCACGCATCTCTGGCACGGCACCCAGGATCTCAATGCCCCCATCGGCATGGGGCGCTGGCTGGCCGGGCACCTGGGCGGTGCAACGCTGACTGAATGGCCTGGGATGGGCCATTTCGCCCTGCTCCAGCAATGGGACCAGATCCTGGACGCCTTTGCCGAGCCGACTACGCCGTGA
- a CDS encoding DMT family transporter, which yields MKSLPTERVAGLSTAFVALAALCWGLSGGIGGILTGEGWDPVVVSFYRGAIGFLFVLAWLALRPRGSGLGNKKLWLWSLLAGVGVAGNFAFYFLSIAEGSVAVAAMLMYCAPVFVYLVSFTLRLEQPSVFKWVAIVMVLLGVVLLTGIYDVGAGEVTLVAAGAGLLSGLSYAVFIFGFKYAAPHGSPQAILVIAFAVMAVILFALGNPEQTVAVLSTSSWPLFLILGVIGAGLSFIFYIIGLNHTAPAVASIVAMVEPVTASLFGVAVLGESLGLVQLLGMALILVTVTALSVYSNSRRKVASV from the coding sequence ATGAAGAGCTTGCCGACCGAGCGTGTGGCAGGCCTGAGTACGGCCTTTGTGGCCCTGGCGGCCCTGTGCTGGGGGCTGTCGGGCGGGATTGGCGGGATTCTTACCGGTGAGGGTTGGGATCCGGTGGTGGTGTCCTTTTACCGGGGCGCCATTGGCTTTCTGTTCGTGCTGGCCTGGCTGGCGCTCCGGCCGCGGGGGAGTGGCCTGGGCAATAAAAAGCTGTGGTTGTGGTCGCTGCTGGCCGGTGTCGGGGTGGCGGGCAACTTCGCCTTTTATTTTCTGAGCATTGCCGAGGGCAGTGTGGCGGTGGCTGCCATGCTGATGTATTGCGCGCCGGTCTTTGTCTATCTGGTGTCCTTCACGCTCCGGCTTGAGCAGCCGAGCGTGTTCAAGTGGGTAGCCATTGTTATGGTCCTGCTTGGGGTGGTTCTGCTGACCGGTATTTATGATGTGGGTGCCGGGGAGGTGACGCTGGTCGCGGCCGGGGCGGGTCTGTTGTCGGGCTTGTCTTATGCCGTGTTCATCTTCGGATTCAAGTACGCCGCCCCTCACGGAAGTCCCCAGGCAATTCTGGTGATTGCCTTTGCGGTGATGGCCGTCATCCTGTTTGCCTTGGGCAATCCGGAGCAGACCGTGGCCGTTCTGAGCACTTCAAGTTGGCCCCTGTTTCTGATCCTGGGCGTGATCGGTGCCGGCTTGTCATTCATCTTCTACATTATCGGCCTCAACCATACGGCCCCGGCCGTGGCGTCCATCGTTGCCATGGTGGAACCGGTCACCGCCTCCCTGTTCGGCGTCGCGGTTCTGGGTGAAAGCCTGGGGCTGGTGCAGCTTCTGGGCATGGCACTCATTCTTGTCACGGTGACGGCGCTGAGTGTCTATTCCAATTCCCGTCGCAAGGTGGCTTCAGTCTGA
- a CDS encoding ankyrin repeat domain-containing protein, which yields MCKSGVKLFFLMFSSSSVAFAVDRPLSDQAYANLLMDGSAEEVAAAIDAGADPSLQFFPRRRVEFRDPWRGVTMESPSALMVTILYNDLDVTRVLLEAGADVEEWLKHGRTALDLAAMTGDEERVELLLDAGADASARINANFRMHWQWSCKSAAFFAVRNEKMSGTIADMRLIAGHLTPDERWPQCGPHRK from the coding sequence ATGTGCAAATCCGGGGTCAAGCTGTTTTTCCTGATGTTCTCGAGTTCTAGCGTCGCTTTTGCGGTTGATCGCCCACTATCGGATCAGGCGTATGCGAATCTCCTGATGGATGGATCGGCGGAAGAAGTGGCGGCGGCAATTGATGCGGGGGCGGACCCGAGTCTGCAATTTTTTCCTCGACGCAGGGTTGAGTTTCGGGATCCCTGGCGGGGTGTCACCATGGAATCACCCAGTGCGTTGATGGTCACAATCCTCTACAACGACTTGGATGTCACTCGGGTGCTCCTTGAGGCGGGTGCGGATGTTGAGGAGTGGTTGAAGCACGGCAGGACGGCACTTGATTTGGCAGCCATGACGGGCGACGAAGAGCGGGTAGAGCTTCTGCTTGATGCGGGCGCGGATGCATCGGCTCGCATCAATGCCAATTTCCGCATGCACTGGCAGTGGTCCTGCAAGTCGGCGGCCTTCTTTGCTGTCCGCAACGAGAAGATGTCTGGAACGATTGCCGATATGCGATTGATCGCGGGGCACCTGACTCCGGATGAGCGTTGGCCTCAGTGCGGACCCCATCGCAAGTGA
- a CDS encoding SulP family inorganic anion transporter: MLSETIKRNWSAVRNTWFFNVRGDLISGIVVALALIPEAIAFSIIAGVDPKVGLYASFCIAVVLAFTGGRPGMISAATGAMALLMITLVADHGVEYLFAATILTGIFQLVAGWLKLARYMMFIPRTVMMGFVNALAILIFMAQLEHFIGHGIPTYLMVAAGLVILYGFPYITKKIPPALVAIVSLTAVAWFVDVPFNTVGGMGELPDGAPFFHLPNVPFTLETLMIILPTALTLTIVGLLESLLTASIVDDLTDTPSKKNKESRGQGIGNIVSGFFGGMAGCAMIGQSIINVKSGGRGRLSSLAAGVYLLFFILVLGDLVSMIPMPALVAVMIMVAIGTFDWSSFGMLRKMPRTDALVLIVTVATVVITHDLAKGVFAGVLMSAIFFVRKLARQIQVEAIDSDTGQHRTYKVRGVLFFVAVNNFMKGFDADNPIPNVTIDLSTATLWDSSAVGAVDKIVGKLRRNGKTVEVIHPEGQGSEMMDKLAAYDQAGGGSGH, from the coding sequence ATGCTTTCCGAGACAATCAAGCGTAACTGGTCCGCCGTCCGCAATACCTGGTTCTTCAATGTCCGTGGAGATTTGATCTCGGGCATCGTCGTGGCCCTGGCGCTGATTCCCGAAGCCATTGCCTTTTCCATCATCGCCGGCGTGGACCCCAAGGTCGGCCTCTACGCTTCATTCTGCATCGCCGTGGTACTCGCCTTCACCGGCGGCCGCCCAGGCATGATCTCGGCCGCCACGGGTGCCATGGCCCTGCTGATGATCACCCTGGTGGCCGATCACGGGGTGGAATACCTCTTCGCCGCCACCATTCTCACGGGCATCTTCCAGTTGGTGGCCGGCTGGCTGAAGCTGGCGCGCTACATGATGTTCATCCCACGCACCGTGATGATGGGCTTCGTCAACGCCCTGGCCATTCTTATCTTCATGGCCCAGCTCGAGCATTTCATCGGCCACGGCATCCCCACCTATCTCATGGTGGCCGCGGGCCTGGTGATTCTCTACGGCTTTCCCTACATCACCAAGAAGATCCCGCCCGCCCTGGTGGCCATCGTCTCCCTGACCGCCGTGGCCTGGTTTGTTGATGTGCCTTTCAATACCGTGGGCGGCATGGGCGAGCTGCCCGATGGCGCGCCCTTCTTCCACCTTCCCAATGTACCCTTCACATTGGAAACCCTGATGATTATCCTGCCCACGGCCCTGACGCTCACCATTGTCGGCCTGCTGGAATCCCTGCTCACGGCCTCCATCGTGGATGACCTGACCGACACCCCCAGCAAGAAGAACAAGGAAAGCCGGGGTCAGGGCATCGGCAACATCGTCAGCGGCTTCTTCGGTGGCATGGCCGGCTGCGCCATGATTGGCCAGTCCATCATCAATGTAAAATCCGGCGGGCGCGGGCGCCTCTCCTCCCTGGCCGCCGGGGTCTATCTGCTTTTCTTTATTCTGGTCCTGGGCGATCTGGTCTCCATGATCCCCATGCCCGCCCTGGTGGCGGTCATGATCATGGTGGCCATCGGCACCTTCGACTGGAGCTCCTTCGGGATGCTGAGAAAGATGCCCCGCACCGACGCCCTGGTGCTCATTGTTACTGTCGCCACGGTGGTCATCACCCATGACCTGGCCAAGGGTGTGTTCGCCGGCGTGCTCATGAGCGCGATCTTCTTCGTTCGCAAACTGGCCCGCCAGATCCAGGTCGAGGCCATCGACAGCGATACCGGACAACACCGCACTTACAAGGTCCGCGGCGTGCTGTTCTTCGTGGCGGTAAACAACTTCATGAAGGGCTTCGACGCCGACAACCCCATCCCGAATGTCACCATCGACCTGAGTACCGCCACCCTCTGGGACAGCTCAGCCGTGGGCGCGGTGGACAAGATCGTCGGCAAGCTTCGCCGCAACGGCAAGACCGTGGAGGTCATCCACCCGGAAGGACAAGGCTCGGAGATGATGGACAAGCTGGCGGCCTATGATCAGGCCGGGGGCGGCAGTGGGCACTAA
- a CDS encoding arsenate reductase ArsC produces MPDSKSKPRGILFLCVANAARSQMAEGLARALLPETVRIASAGSSPGQLDPRAVAVMAEQGIDIQHHHSKSVDEIRLADFDQVVTLCADEVCPVAMGDFTRRHWPFPDPAGDRAGPDDLAPFRAVRDALRERISETFA; encoded by the coding sequence ATGCCTGATTCAAAATCCAAGCCTCGGGGCATCCTCTTCCTCTGCGTGGCCAATGCCGCCCGCAGCCAAATGGCGGAGGGGTTGGCACGGGCGCTGTTACCCGAGACAGTCCGTATTGCCTCGGCAGGATCGAGCCCGGGCCAGCTTGATCCTCGGGCCGTTGCGGTGATGGCGGAGCAAGGCATCGACATCCAACACCATCATTCCAAGTCCGTGGACGAGATACGCCTGGCCGATTTCGATCAGGTGGTGACCCTGTGCGCGGACGAAGTCTGCCCGGTGGCCATGGGTGATTTTACCCGCCGTCACTGGCCATTTCCCGACCCGGCCGGCGATCGCGCCGGGCCCGACGATCTTGCGCCTTTCCGGGCGGTGAGGGATGCACTCCGTGAGCGGATCAGCGAGACTTTCGCTTGA